In the Juglans microcarpa x Juglans regia isolate MS1-56 chromosome 6D, Jm3101_v1.0, whole genome shotgun sequence genome, one interval contains:
- the LOC121234590 gene encoding carbonic anhydrase 2-like, whose amino-acid sequence MARKQSLEAAVEGLKRFLSEKEDSNEEVAAKIEKLTAELRRIDVAPIDPTEMIKRGFNYFKTNNFDKHREFYHELAESQHPKFLVFACSDSRVSPSIILNFKPGDAFMVRNIANMVPAFDQLRYSGVGAAIEYAVSVLEVPNILIIGHSRCGGIQRLMTHPEDGSLPFDFIDEWVKIGKPAAAKVKATFGNLPIEEQCAHCEREAVKLSLINLLTYPYVRTGIAKKKLQLMGGYYNFVEGSFHVWNFETRFSPTVDMQ is encoded by the exons ATGGCTAGGAAGCAGTCATTGGAGGCAGCGGTTGAAGGACTGAAGAGGTTTCTCAG CGAGAAGGAAGACTCGAATGAGGAGGTGGCTGCAAAAATTGAGAAACTGACTGCAGAATTACGACGGATAGATGTTGCTCCCATTGACCCAACTGAAATGATTAAACGAGGGTTTAATTACTTCAAGACCAACAACTTTGA CAAGCATAGAGAATTTTACCATGAGCTTGCCGAAAGCCAGCATCCTAAG TTTCTGGTATTTGCATGCTCAGACTCTCGAGTGAGCCCCTCTATTATCCTCAACTTCAAACCAGGAGATGCCTTCATGGTCCGCAACATTGCTAACATGGTTCCTGCATTTGACCAg CTAAGATACTCTGGAGTTGGTGCAGCCATTGAATATGCTGTCTCAGTACTCGAG gtacCAAATATCCTGATCATTGGACATAGTCGCTGCGGTGGAATACAGAGGCTTATGACTCATCCTGAGGATGGTTCTCTACCTTT TGATTTCATCGACGAGTGGGTCAAAATCGGAAAACCTGCAGCGGCCAAGGTCAAAGCAACGTTTGGCAATTTACCAATTGAGGAACAATGTGCACATTGTGAACGG GAGGCAGTGAAGCTGTCATTGATTAACTTACTGACTTATCCATATGTCCGAACTGGGATTGCAAAGAAGAAACTGCAGTTAATGGGTGGCTACTATAATTTTGTTGAAGGATCTTTTCATGTCTGGAATTTTGAGACTCGCTTTTCACCTACCGTCGACATGCAATGA